The genomic region TGCCGTATCTGGTGGTTGGCGGACTGGTGCTGCTGGTGGCGCTGATTTTCTACCGGACACCGCTGCCGGAGATTCAGGAGGAAACGCTGGTGACCGATGCCCAGTCCCATAGCGGAAAGACGCTGTTTCAGCATGCGCACTTCCGGGCGGGCGTCCTGGCCCAGTTTCTGAACGTCGGCGCGCAGGGCTGCGTCTGGGGCTTTTTCATCAATTACGCAACTGAACTGTCTAACCTGACCGACCAGAAGGCGTCTTACCTGCTGAGCGTGGGGATGGTCATCTTCATGATCGGGCGTTTTGCCGGTACTTTCCTGATGCGGTACGTGAAGCCGAACGTGCTGCTGGGCTGGTATTCCGTGGCGATCGTCGCGTTGCTGATCATTGTCAGTCTGCATCTCGGTCAGGTATCGCTCTACGCGCTGTTGGGCTTCTTTTTCTTCCAGAGCATCACCTTCCCGACCATTTTTGCGCTGGGCGTAAAAGACCTGGGCCAGTACACCAAACAGGGTTCGTCGTACATCATCATGGGCATTGTCGGCGGCGCCGTGTTCCCGCCCGTCATGGGGTGGATCGCCGACAACAGCAGCATCGCCAACTCCTTCCTGCTCCCCGCCCTGTTCTTCGCCGTAATTGGCTGGTTTGGATTCAAAGGTTCACAAGTGAAATAATGTTGAATGATTGAATGA from Tellurirhabdus rosea harbors:
- the fucP gene encoding L-fucose:H+ symporter permease; translated protein: MASISPSTTSVKATAPAGNVRLAFALVTSLFFLWGFAISMLDGLNKKVQNVLHVSRAESAWVQVVTFGAYFLMALPAGYFMKRYGYKKGILFGLLLYAAGGFLVYPAGEAQSWQFFLIALFILACGLAFLETAANPYVSVLGTPETSEQRLNLAQSFNGLGAITGPLVGGFLLFANTANESVEEGFDSIQLPYLVVGGLVLLVALIFYRTPLPEIQEETLVTDAQSHSGKTLFQHAHFRAGVLAQFLNVGAQGCVWGFFINYATELSNLTDQKASYLLSVGMVIFMIGRFAGTFLMRYVKPNVLLGWYSVAIVALLIIVSLHLGQVSLYALLGFFFFQSITFPTIFALGVKDLGQYTKQGSSYIIMGIVGGAVFPPVMGWIADNSSIANSFLLPALFFAVIGWFGFKGSQVK